ACATTATCTTAATGCACAGTAATGCCCAACAGAAAAAGACAGCAGAGGCACTACCGAAAATTCTTGATTACTTGCTCAGCAGCGGATATGAGATGGTAAAATTAGATGATATGCTTGGCGTGGATGCTTATGAGGATTAACTAAAAAAGGATGTTTTCGTATGTATTGCTGCTTCGGAGTATAAAAGATAACTTTTTAACTAACGGTGCATTTAGCGGAAGAAGGACTTTAACCTACTAACAACGAATACTAACTTTAGGTGGGAGAATATTCTTCTTACAAGGGAGTGAAAGGTATTTGTTTAGTAGATTAGGTCAAATTATGTTGTATGTCAATAACCAAGATGATGCGGTGGAATTTTGGACAGAAAAATTAGGCTTTACCGTAATTGCTGAAGAAAGCAGCTCTCAGGGAATGAGATGGATTGAAATTGCTCCCAAAAATGGTGTAGAAACAAGCATCATTCTGCACGATAAGGATTTCGTGTCAAAAATGTCTCCTGGATTAAATCTTGATACTCCTTCCTTAATGTTTTTCACGGAGAAGCTCGAAGAATTACACAGTGACTTATCAAATAAAAATATAACAG
This genomic stretch from Pradoshia eiseniae harbors:
- a CDS encoding VOC family protein, translating into MFSRLGQIMLYVNNQDDAVEFWTEKLGFTVIAEESSSQGMRWIEIAPKNGVETSIILHDKDFVSKMSPGLNLDTPSLMFFTEKLEELHSDLSNKNITVGDIVNMPSGRVFNFADNEENYFAVMEKK